A window of the Mucilaginibacter sp. cycad4 genome harbors these coding sequences:
- a CDS encoding family 43 glycosylhydrolase — MTKHLFFLFILVLAGTVLRAQKQMIPNPITGGYFADPTIVKDKGRFFIYATIDPWGDKELAVLETTDFIKFTRHHINWPTKQACTSPTALNEMVWAPSVVKGKDNKFYMYVAVGGEVWGGVSNTPLGPWKNLKSDNTPMVKSTDYTEVHNIDPDCFIDADGSVYLYWGSGYKWINGHCMAVKLKDDMVTFDGAPQDITTPHFFEGAHMVKRNQTYYLMFSEGKAIDATYQVGYAKGNSPLGPFREDEHRVILNTSADSTVIGPGHHTTFIEKGQRYILYHRIFPQKESFVLRQLCLDSLNFDADGNIKKVSTKGVQKFN, encoded by the coding sequence ATGACCAAGCACCTGTTTTTCCTTTTTATTCTTGTTTTGGCTGGCACAGTTTTGCGCGCACAAAAGCAAATGATCCCAAATCCCATAACCGGCGGATATTTTGCTGATCCAACTATTGTAAAAGATAAGGGCCGTTTCTTCATTTATGCCACAATTGATCCCTGGGGTGATAAGGAACTGGCGGTACTGGAAACTACCGACTTTATCAAATTTACCCGGCATCACATCAACTGGCCTACTAAACAAGCTTGTACAAGTCCAACAGCTCTTAACGAAATGGTTTGGGCGCCATCTGTAGTAAAAGGAAAAGACAATAAATTTTACATGTATGTAGCCGTAGGCGGCGAGGTTTGGGGAGGAGTGAGCAACACGCCGCTTGGTCCGTGGAAAAACTTAAAAAGCGACAATACACCCATGGTGAAATCCACTGATTATACCGAGGTGCATAATATCGACCCGGATTGTTTTATTGATGCCGATGGCAGCGTATACCTGTATTGGGGATCGGGGTATAAATGGATCAATGGGCATTGCATGGCTGTAAAGCTGAAGGATGATATGGTTACGTTTGACGGAGCACCCCAAGACATCACTACACCTCATTTTTTTGAAGGTGCGCATATGGTTAAACGCAACCAAACCTATTACCTCATGTTTTCAGAGGGTAAAGCCATTGATGCCACCTACCAGGTAGGTTATGCGAAAGGAAATAGCCCGCTCGGCCCTTTCCGGGAAGATGAACACCGGGTTATATTAAATACTTCGGCCGATAGTACGGTGATTGGCCCCGGTCACCATACTACTTTTATCGAAAAAGGGCAGCGCTATATTTTATATCACCGCATTTTTCCGCAAAAGGAATCGTTTGTGTTGCGGCAACTGTGTTTGGATAGTTTAAATTTTGACGCGGATGGTAATATCAAAAAAGTGAGCACTAAAGGAGTCCAAAAATTCAATTGA
- a CDS encoding DUF5009 domain-containing protein — protein sequence MDTSTAKPGNIAAKPARLLSLDALRGFDMFWIMSGEGVVHALAKATGWPLMVWMSGQLHHTEWNGITFYDMIFPLFLFIAGVSMPYSMGGKVAKHGVAHPYLLPSSSKGEIYRSMIRRTIILLFLGVVVNGLFKFNGLENTRFASVLGRIGLAWFFAGIIYLNFSIRGQVLWFGILLLGYWAAMELIPVPGYGTGVLTMNGSLESYIDRLLLPGRLHDKVHDPEGILSTIPAIGTAMLGIFTGQFLKLESAKWPMWKKGVCLFAVGMLFIGVGLLWNLAFPINKRLWTSSFVMFVGGWSVVFLSIFYLVIDVAGYRKWAFPFVLIGVNSILIYLAAEGMVDFQHTANFFFGGIISHLAQSWQPVWAAISIVIVQLALLYFLYRNKIFLKI from the coding sequence ATGGATACATCAACAGCTAAACCTGGAAATATTGCTGCGAAGCCGGCAAGATTATTATCGTTAGATGCTCTTCGTGGTTTTGATATGTTTTGGATCATGAGCGGAGAAGGGGTAGTGCATGCCCTTGCTAAAGCCACCGGCTGGCCGCTTATGGTATGGATGTCGGGACAATTACATCACACTGAGTGGAACGGGATCACATTTTATGATATGATCTTTCCCCTGTTTTTGTTTATTGCAGGTGTTTCGATGCCTTATTCAATGGGAGGTAAAGTTGCCAAACATGGTGTAGCCCATCCGTATCTGTTGCCCTCATCTTCCAAAGGTGAAATTTATCGTTCCATGATCAGGCGTACCATTATCCTGCTGTTTTTAGGAGTAGTTGTTAACGGCTTGTTTAAGTTTAACGGTTTGGAGAATACCCGCTTTGCCAGTGTGCTTGGGCGTATCGGTCTGGCCTGGTTTTTTGCAGGTATTATTTATCTTAATTTCAGCATACGAGGGCAGGTTTTATGGTTTGGCATTTTGTTGCTGGGTTATTGGGCAGCCATGGAACTCATCCCGGTGCCCGGGTACGGGACAGGGGTTTTAACTATGAACGGCAGCCTTGAATCATATATCGACCGTTTGTTACTTCCGGGCAGGCTGCACGATAAAGTGCATGACCCTGAGGGCATATTATCAACCATTCCAGCTATTGGGACGGCCATGTTGGGTATTTTTACAGGCCAGTTCCTGAAGCTTGAATCTGCAAAATGGCCGATGTGGAAAAAGGGTGTTTGCTTATTCGCAGTCGGTATGTTATTTATCGGCGTAGGACTGCTTTGGAACCTTGCTTTCCCGATAAATAAACGTTTATGGACAAGTTCGTTTGTAATGTTTGTAGGCGGATGGAGCGTGGTTTTCCTTTCGATATTTTACCTGGTGATAGATGTTGCCGGGTACCGGAAATGGGCGTTTCCTTTTGTGCTTATCGGGGTAAATTCTATCCTGATCTATTTGGCAGCTGAAGGGATGGTTGATTTTCAGCATACAGCTAATTTTTTCTTCGGAGGAATTATCAGTCATCTGGCTCAAAGCTGGCAACCGGTATGGGCAGCAATATCCATTGTAATTGTACAGCTTGCGCTGTTGTACTTTTTATATAGGAATAAGATTTTCCTGAAAATATAG
- a CDS encoding alpha-N-acetylglucosaminidase, producing MSAEAQLHVPSSYALIKRVVPGYAQNFIVQPLSESEAKDVFEVEGAKGKIILRGNNGIAVASALYYYLTEYAHCQITWNGTNLNLPVKLPMPAQKVHKTTPYQYRYYLNYCTYSYSMSWWDWKRWEKEIDWMALHGINMPLAITGQEYVWDKVYKSMGFSDKDMQNFFTGPAYFGWFYMGNIDKWDGPLPASWISSHKELQVKILQRERELGIKPVLPAFTGHVPASFKTHFPNAKLKQTNWNNGFADTYILDSEDPLFAEIGKKFIQEQTKVYGTDHLYSADTFNENEPPSNDPKFLSELSARVYDGMKEADPKAVWVMQGWLFFSDRKFWQNEQIKALLNAVPNDHMIVLDLNTDYEPIWKRTDAFYGKPWIWNMLHNYGGNNSLFGRIEAVATQPAQALNDPNSGKMVGIGLTMEAIEQTPVLYELMTQHTWENKPIDLDQWLPEYLFNRYGVKSEDALDAWQTLRATVFNGKDIRDGAESIITGRPTLDSAAIWTRTRLNYNRKDLLPAWDKIIAAIPACKLSSGFNYDLVDVTRQVLANYGRPLQLKWIKAYHDKDEKAFDKYTAEYLNLITDMDRLLGTRKDFMLGPWIADARSWGTTSGEKALYEKNARNLITLWGDADSPLHEYSCRQWSGLLNDFYKVRWQKFFELLKGSIKTGKEPDFKQFDKSISNWEWQWVNSSKTYPVAPAGSSTVVAKQLYEKYRTNMGNDLK from the coding sequence ATGAGCGCTGAGGCACAGTTGCATGTACCATCTTCTTATGCTTTAATTAAACGGGTGGTGCCCGGTTATGCACAAAATTTTATTGTTCAGCCGCTTTCCGAAAGTGAAGCCAAAGATGTTTTTGAAGTGGAAGGAGCCAAAGGTAAAATTATCTTGAGGGGCAATAATGGTATTGCGGTAGCGTCGGCATTATATTACTACCTTACCGAATATGCGCATTGCCAGATCACATGGAATGGCACAAATCTGAACCTTCCCGTAAAGTTGCCCATGCCAGCCCAAAAGGTTCATAAAACTACGCCTTACCAATACCGGTACTACCTTAACTATTGTACTTATAGCTATAGCATGAGCTGGTGGGACTGGAAACGATGGGAAAAGGAAATTGACTGGATGGCCCTTCACGGGATCAACATGCCGCTGGCTATAACCGGGCAGGAGTACGTGTGGGATAAAGTTTATAAAAGCATGGGCTTTAGCGATAAAGACATGCAGAACTTTTTTACAGGGCCGGCCTATTTTGGCTGGTTTTATATGGGCAATATTGATAAATGGGATGGGCCCCTGCCGGCAAGCTGGATAAGCAGTCATAAGGAACTGCAGGTTAAAATATTGCAGCGCGAGCGTGAACTTGGGATAAAACCGGTGCTTCCGGCGTTTACAGGTCACGTGCCGGCATCGTTTAAAACACATTTTCCCAATGCCAAGCTGAAACAAACCAACTGGAACAATGGCTTCGCCGATACTTATATCCTTGATTCGGAAGATCCCTTATTTGCGGAGATTGGTAAAAAGTTTATACAGGAACAAACCAAGGTTTACGGTACAGATCACTTATACTCTGCTGATACTTTTAATGAGAATGAGCCACCCTCAAATGATCCTAAGTTCCTGTCGGAACTGAGCGCAAGGGTTTATGACGGCATGAAAGAGGCCGATCCGAAAGCTGTTTGGGTAATGCAGGGCTGGTTGTTTTTCAGCGACCGTAAATTCTGGCAAAACGAGCAGATCAAAGCATTGTTGAATGCCGTACCCAATGATCATATGATTGTGCTTGATCTCAATACCGACTACGAACCAATATGGAAACGGACGGATGCGTTTTACGGAAAGCCCTGGATCTGGAATATGCTGCATAACTATGGGGGCAACAATAGTTTGTTTGGCAGGATAGAAGCGGTAGCAACACAGCCGGCACAGGCTCTTAACGACCCGAACTCGGGGAAAATGGTTGGGATTGGCTTAACCATGGAGGCCATTGAACAAACTCCTGTGCTTTATGAGTTAATGACACAGCATACCTGGGAAAATAAGCCAATTGATCTTGATCAATGGCTGCCGGAGTACTTATTTAATCGTTATGGTGTAAAAAGCGAGGATGCACTTGATGCCTGGCAAACGCTCAGGGCAACCGTATTTAATGGAAAGGACATCCGTGACGGGGCCGAATCGATCATCACCGGTCGGCCAACGCTTGATTCGGCTGCGATATGGACCCGCACCCGTTTAAACTACAACCGGAAAGACCTGCTGCCTGCCTGGGACAAAATCATCGCGGCTATACCTGCATGTAAACTAAGCAGCGGGTTTAATTACGACCTGGTTGATGTAACCCGGCAGGTACTGGCCAACTACGGCAGGCCGCTCCAGTTAAAATGGATCAAAGCCTATCATGATAAAGATGAAAAGGCTTTTGATAAGTATACGGCCGAATACCTTAACCTGATAACAGATATGGACAGACTGCTGGGCACCCGCAAGGATTTTATGCTTGGCCCCTGGATAGCTGATGCCCGTAGCTGGGGAACAACCTCTGGTGAAAAAGCACTTTACGAAAAAAATGCCCGTAACCTGATAACACTTTGGGGCGATGCCGATAGTCCGCTGCATGAATATTCGTGCAGGCAATGGAGCGGTTTGCTCAATGATTTTTACAAGGTACGCTGGCAAAAATTCTTTGAGTTACTGAAAGGATCAATAAAAACAGGTAAAGAGCCCGACTTTAAACAATTTGATAAATCAATCAGTAACTGGGAATGGCAATGGGTTAATTCGTCCAAAACTTATCCTGTTGCTCCTGCCGGCAGCAGCACGGTTGTTGCAAAACAGCTTTATGAAAAATACAGAACAAACATGGGGAACGATCTAAAGTAA
- a CDS encoding TonB-dependent receptor codes for MRILSLLCFLLVPVVVSAQHGSLKGRLTAGSEPLSFATVALSGTSIGVTTNDKGYYHLKNVPAGTYTIVFSNIGYVTERYNVSVKPDEATLLNGNLKESSSKLSEVTVTGVSRKTELRSNPIPIAVMTKKEMDQNVNNNVIDAIVKGVPGVNAVTTGPNISKPFIRGLGYNRVLTLYDGVRQEGQQWGDEHGIEIDQYGIGRAEVVKGPASLTYGSDALAGVINMIPYLPVGENNVLHGDYIADYHTNNGMIGTSLGLSYKKNDWRYAFRGTAKAAHDYQNRIDGYVYNTGFHEYNLSGMARVDKNWGYSQIAATVYDNRQEIPDGSRDSLTRQFTKQIAESSTDNIRNRPIVSDDELRSYSITPLHQRIQHYRIYTHNEFKLDESSSLNAAFGWQQSIRREYNHPTLTSQPGLYVVLNTLNYDLKYNLPTIAGIESTLGVNGMYQTNRSKAATDFPIPDYNLFDAGTFLFAKKTVGKVDISGGIRYDNRHIHWNDFYVGPNPKNGFEQHVKLPDTAGAHLQFPAFRHVYQGVSGSLGITYNISERLLFKANIARGYRAPNITEIGSNGLDPGAHIVYLGNRGFNPEFSLQEDLGFIAYLKDVDLIAELFNNHIDNYIYQAKLTDANGNAVVIVPGNSTYQYQQSSARLYGAEFTVNVHPQNIKWLAFNNSLAYVTGINGNKQLIDESNGAAKYLPFIPPLHIRSEFKASLQKAYGPFSKIYFKAEMDAYTTQNRFYALDNTETATPGYALFNIGAGASVKNKSDKTICELFLQVDNLFDKDYQSNLNRLKYFEYYRSSPNGHLGIYNIGRNISFKAIFPF; via the coding sequence ATGAGGATATTGTCTTTACTATGCTTTTTATTAGTCCCGGTAGTGGTTTCTGCACAGCATGGTTCCCTTAAAGGAAGATTAACAGCCGGCAGCGAGCCGCTCTCTTTTGCTACTGTTGCACTTTCAGGAACTTCTATTGGAGTAACTACAAACGATAAAGGTTATTACCATTTAAAAAACGTGCCGGCTGGTACATACACCATAGTATTTTCCAACATTGGGTATGTTACCGAGCGTTATAACGTGAGCGTGAAACCCGATGAGGCAACCTTATTGAATGGTAATCTGAAAGAAAGCAGCTCCAAATTAAGTGAGGTAACGGTAACCGGGGTTTCACGCAAAACCGAGTTGCGAAGTAATCCTATCCCTATAGCGGTAATGACTAAGAAAGAGATGGATCAGAACGTAAATAATAACGTTATTGATGCCATTGTAAAAGGGGTGCCGGGTGTTAACGCGGTTACTACCGGGCCCAACATCTCCAAACCGTTTATCAGGGGATTAGGTTACAACCGGGTGTTAACCTTATACGATGGTGTGCGCCAGGAAGGACAGCAGTGGGGCGATGAGCATGGCATTGAGATAGATCAATATGGTATCGGTCGTGCGGAAGTAGTGAAAGGTCCGGCGAGTTTAACTTATGGCTCGGATGCATTGGCGGGAGTGATCAACATGATCCCTTACCTGCCGGTTGGCGAAAACAATGTTTTACATGGAGATTATATAGCCGATTACCATACCAATAACGGCATGATAGGTACCTCGCTGGGTTTATCATACAAAAAAAACGACTGGCGGTATGCCTTCCGGGGAACAGCAAAAGCGGCACATGATTATCAAAACCGTATTGATGGTTACGTGTATAATACAGGCTTCCACGAGTATAATTTATCGGGCATGGCCAGGGTTGATAAAAATTGGGGTTACTCGCAAATTGCAGCAACCGTTTATGATAACCGGCAGGAAATTCCTGATGGCAGCAGGGATTCGCTTACAAGGCAGTTTACTAAACAAATAGCCGAAAGCAGTACTGATAATATCAGGAACCGACCAATTGTAAGTGACGATGAGTTAAGATCATACAGCATAACGCCGCTGCACCAGCGCATTCAGCATTATCGTATTTACACGCACAATGAGTTTAAACTGGACGAAAGCAGTAGCCTCAATGCCGCGTTTGGCTGGCAGCAAAGCATCCGAAGGGAATACAACCATCCCACGTTGACCAGTCAGCCGGGATTATATGTAGTGCTTAACACACTTAATTACGATTTGAAGTATAATTTACCAACTATCGCAGGTATAGAAAGTACCCTCGGCGTAAATGGTATGTACCAAACCAATCGAAGTAAGGCGGCTACAGATTTTCCGATCCCGGATTATAACCTGTTTGATGCCGGGACTTTCCTCTTCGCCAAAAAAACTGTTGGGAAAGTTGATATCTCGGGCGGGATCCGGTATGATAACCGGCACATCCATTGGAATGATTTTTACGTAGGGCCAAACCCAAAAAACGGATTTGAGCAGCATGTGAAGTTGCCGGATACAGCAGGAGCGCATTTGCAATTCCCGGCCTTCAGGCATGTATACCAGGGTGTTTCGGGTAGTTTGGGGATAACCTACAACATCAGCGAACGCTTATTGTTCAAGGCTAATATTGCGCGAGGATACCGAGCTCCCAATATTACCGAAATCGGCTCCAATGGACTTGACCCCGGTGCGCACATTGTATATTTAGGCAACCGCGGCTTTAACCCCGAATTTAGTTTGCAGGAGGACCTGGGTTTTATCGCCTACCTGAAGGATGTTGACCTAATTGCCGAACTGTTCAATAACCATATTGACAATTATATTTACCAGGCTAAGCTAACGGACGCCAATGGTAATGCCGTAGTAATTGTGCCGGGTAACAGTACCTACCAGTATCAACAAAGCAGCGCCCGTTTGTATGGGGCCGAGTTTACGGTTAACGTGCACCCGCAAAATATTAAATGGCTGGCTTTTAACAACAGCCTGGCTTATGTAACCGGCATCAACGGCAATAAACAGCTTATTGATGAGTCTAACGGTGCAGCTAAATATTTGCCTTTTATCCCACCGCTGCATATCCGGTCGGAGTTTAAAGCGAGCTTACAGAAGGCCTATGGTCCTTTTTCAAAAATTTATTTTAAGGCTGAGATGGATGCCTACACCACACAAAATCGTTTCTACGCTTTGGATAATACAGAGACCGCAACTCCTGGCTATGCTTTGTTTAATATCGGGGCGGGTGCGTCTGTCAAAAATAAATCGGACAAAACCATTTGTGAGCTTTTTTTGCAGGTAGATAATTTGTTTGATAAGGACTATCAATCCAACCTCAATCGTTTAAAATATTTTGAATACTACCGGTCGTCGCCAAACGGGCACCTGGGTATTTATAACATCGGGCGGAATATCAGTTTTAAAGCGATTTTCCCTTTTTGA